One segment of Syngnathus typhle isolate RoL2023-S1 ecotype Sweden linkage group LG9, RoL_Styp_1.0, whole genome shotgun sequence DNA contains the following:
- the cdc16 gene encoding cell division cycle protein 16 homolog, with the protein MNLDRLRKRVRQYIDQQQYQSALFWADKIATLSHEDPQDIYWLAQCLFLTSQYHRASHALRSRKLDKMYGACQYLAARCHYAAKEFEQALDILSEEVGFKKLLDRSVKEEVGTPEANNWDMSPASISSSICLLRGKIYDAMDNRPLATSSYKEALKLDVYCFEAFELLTSHHMLTAQEEKDFLHSLPLSQQCTEEEEELLHFLFENKLKKYNKPSDLVVPAMVNNLQDNLDVVVSLAERHYYNCDFKMCYKLTSTVMVKDPFHANCLPVHIGTLVELGKANELFYLSHKLVDLYPNNPVSWFAVGCYYLMVGHKNENARRYLSKATTLERTYGPAWIAYGHSFAMESEHDQAMAAYFTAAQLMKGCHLPMLYIGLEYGLTNNSKLAERFFSQALSIAPEDPFVIHEVAVVAFQNGEWKMAEKYFLDAMEKIKAIGNEVTVDKWEPLLNNLGHVCRKLKKYDQALEYHRQALVLIPQHASTYAAIGYVHSLMGDFESAIDYFHTALGLKRDDTFSVTMLGHCIDMYIGETDAYEVTDIGDKVKESANTQTLMKAINATELTEPLASPRLEDANAMTVETPLSHQDKMVLDVPLRLSLTLECDMYESDVMLDTLSDTST; encoded by the exons atgaatcttGACAGACTTCGAAAGCGAGTGCGGCAGTACATCGACCAG CAACAGTACCAAAGCGCGCTATTTTGGGCAGACAAGATAGCAACTCTTTCTCATG AAGACCCCCAGGACATCTACTGGCTTGCTCAGTGCCTTTTCTTGACATCACAATATCACAGAGCCTCGCATGCACTCCGCTCGAGGAAACTTGACAAG ATGTATGGAGCTTGTCAGTATCTTGCTGCACGATGCCAT TATGCCGCCAAGGAGTTCGAGCAGGCTTTAGATATTTTATCAGAGGAGGTAGGCTTTAAGAAGCTGctggacaggagtgtgaagGAGGAGGTCGGGACACCAGAGGCAAACAATTGGGACATGTCGCCTGCCTCC ATCAGCAGCTCCATCTGCCTCCTGCGCGGCAAGATCTACGATGCCATGGACAACCGGCCATTGGCCACCTCCAGCTACAAAGAGGCCTTGAAACTGGACGTGTACTGCTTCGAAGCCTTTGAGCTTCTCACATCGCACCACATGCTGACAGCTCAGGAAG AGAAAGACTTCCTACACTCGCTCCCGCTGAGTCAGCAGTGcacagaggaagaagaggagctgCTTCATTTCCTATTTGAGAATAAGTTAAAGAAG TACAACAAACCCAGTGACCTGGTGGTGCCTGCCATGGTCAACAATCTGCAGGACAACTTGGATGTGGTGGTGTCCCTGGCCGAGAGGCATTATTACAACTGTGACTTCAAGATGTGCTACAAGCTCACCTCCAC GGTGATGGTCAAAGACCCCTTCCATGCTAACTGCTTACCTGTGCACATAGGAACACTAGTCGAGCTGGGAAAAGCAAATG AGTTATTTTATCTATCGCACAAACTTGTGGACTTGTATCCCAACAATCCA GTATCCTGGTTTGCCGTCGGCTGCTACTATCTCATGGTGGGCCATAAAAACGAAAATGCCCGTCGCTACCTCAG CAAAGCCACCACTCTGGAGAGGACGTATGGTCCGGCGTGGATCGCCTATGGTCATTCCTTTGCCATGGAGAGTGAGCACGACCAGGCCATGGCTGCCTACTTTACAGCCGCACAGCTGATGAAAGG GTGTCATTTGCCAATGCTGTACATCGGTCTGGAGTACGGCCTGACGAACAACTCAAAGCTGGCTGAGCGCTTCTTCAGCCAAGCGTTGAGCATTGCTCCAGAGGACCCCTTTGTCATTCACGAGGTGGCCGTGGTTGCGTTTCAGAATGGAGA atggaAGATGGCTGAGAAGTATTTTCTGGATGCCATGGAGAAGATCAAAGCCATTGGGAACGAG GTGACCGTAGACAAGTGGGAGCCTTTACTAAACAACCTGGGTCACGTGTGTCGCAAACTCAA AAAGTACGATCAGGCCCTGGAGTACCACCGTCAGGCGCTGGTGCTGATCCCTCAGCATGCCTCCACATACGCCGCCATAGGATACGTGCACAGCCTCATGGGCGACTTTGAGAGTGCTATCGACTACTTCCATACG GCGCTTGGACTCAAACGAGATGACACGTTTTCCGTGACAATGCTCGGCCACTGCATTGACATGTACATTGGTGAAACGGATGCCTACGAAG TTACCGACATCGGCGACAAGGTCAAAGAAAGCGCCAATACGCAAACGCTGATGAAGGCAATCAACGCGACAGAGCTCACCGAACCGCTGGCATCCCCGCGGCTGGAGGACGCCAACGCTATGACGGTGGAGACGCCGTTGTCTCACCAGGACAAGATGGTGCTTGACGTGCCTCTACGTCTGTCCCTGACGCTGGAGTGCGACATGTACGAAAGCGACGTCATGTTGGATACCCTGTCGGACACCAGCACGTGA
- the upf3a gene encoding regulator of nonsense transcripts 3A produces MRSEKEQMLETKDKGVVEIKLRDNSGDQDNIPKQKEEKKEVFTKVVIRRLPPHLTKELLEEQLSPLPSFDYFEFFPADQSLYPHLFSRAYINFKNQDDILLFRDRFDGYVFIDNKGQEFPAVVEFAPFQKVSKKKLKKKDAKSGSIEEDPEYKRFLENYSCDEEKSMANPETLLGEIEAKTKELIAKRTTPLLEYIRNKKMEKQRIREEKREERRRREFEKKRQREEEKRKRREEERRKRKEAEKQKKLTDKDIKIKLLKKSDRDDDMDSDHVKDKSEVGEMEREKWEKTAGQMKLKDSKEKSQPESDKEQQQCRRQRDKEHRGKDDDRKRQRHHYDSDKFTRRKDETKWGKGYCQDRTKKEGHHHTYSFCPDSGDQQMKEDREELANRKERLRNKDRPAMQLYQPGARNRKAGKGYDCMPVGHSPEGEVAGCFEVVAMAAVQDKAYDNSNDEHGQL; encoded by the exons ATGAGGTCTGAAAAGGAGCAAATGTTGGAGACTAAGGACAAGGGCGTCGTGGAAATAAAGTTGAGGGACAACTCGGGAGACCAGGACAACATTCCCAAGcagaaagaagagaaaaaggagGTTTTTACGAAG GTGGTCATTCGAAGGCTCCCACCTCACCTGACCAAGGAGCTGTTAGAAGAACAACTCAGCCCGCTTCCTTCGTTTGATTACTTTGAGttcttccctgctgatcaaag TCTGTACCCACATTTGTTCTCCAGAGCCTACATCAACTTCAAAAACCAGGATGATATCCTTTTGTTCAGAGATAGATTCGATGGCTACGTCTTCATTGACAACAAAG GTCAGGAGTTCCCTGCTGTGGTAGAGTTTGCTCCCTTCCAGAAAGTCTCCAAAAAGAagctaaaaaagaaagatgctaAATCTGGAAGTATCGAGGAAG ATCCAGAATACAAACGCTTCTTGGAGAACTACTCATGCGATGAGGAGAAGTCGATGGCCAACCCTGAGACCCTTCTGGGGGAAATTGAGGCTAAAACCAAAGAGCTTATAG CCAAAAGGACAACACCCCTGTTGGAGTACATCagaaacaagaaaatggaaaaacag CGAATACGAGAGGAAAAGCGTGAGGAGCGACGGCGGCGAGAGTTTGAGAAGAAGCGACAGCGAGAGGAGGAGAAACGAAAGCGACGTGAAGAGGAGCGGCGCAAACGGAAAGAAGCTGAGAAGCAGAAGAAACTCACAGACAAAGACATCAAAATTAAG ctgctgaagaaaagcgACAGGGACGATGACATGGACTCAGACCACGTCAAAGACAAAAGTGAAGTCGGGGAAATGGAAAGGGAGAAATGGGAGAAAACGGCTGGACAGATGAAGTTAAAGGATTCCAAGGAAAA AAGTCAGCCTGAAAGTGAcaaggagcagcagcagtgccgaAGGCAGCGAGACAAGGAGCATCGCGGGAAAGATGACGACAGGAAGCGTCAGAGGCACCACTATGACTCTGACAAGTTCACGCGGCGCAAAGACGAGACCAAGTGGGGCAAGGGCTACTGCCAGGACCGCACCAAGAAGGAGGGCCATCACCACACCTACTCCTTCTGCCCTGATAGCGGCGACCAGCAGATGAAAGAGGACAGGGAGGAGCTGGCAAACAGAAAGGAGCGCCTCCGAAACAAG GACCGCCCGGCCATGCAACTGTACCAGCCTGGCGCGCGAAATCGCAAGGCTGGAAAAGGCTATGACTGCATGCCAGTAGGCCACTCGCCCGAAGGAGAGGTGGCGGGATGCTTCGAGGTGGTCGCCATGGCAGCGGTGCAGGACAAAGCATATGACAACAGCAATGATGAACACGGGCAATTGTAA
- the asmtl gene encoding probable bifunctional dTTP/UTP pyrophosphatase/methyltransferase protein isoform X3: MVLNPVISKLAGKLVVLASSSPRRLDILRNAGLRFEVVPSWFKETLDKQLFKAPQQYAVETAKQKALEVARRMPCNHLKTPDIVIGADTIVTVDGMILEKPRDKQDAYRMLSSLSGKEHSVFTGVAIVLCCQKSNEEDYQIVEFYEETKVKFADLSEDMLWEYIDSGEPMDKAGGYGIQALGGMLVEYVHGDFLNVVGFPLNHFCKKLDHIYNQRGSCHGDTVPVLPNHSLPTASSTHVVVPEHQVVNSSSGHSEKIPPATATRGQFNECEDSEEAKEDLQKIIQLMDGFKASKALFTASKLGVFDLLQRRPAMDAVQVAQELQTSVKGTEHLLEACLSLKLLKSTNCKTPSYENTELSKRFLLSDAPSSLLGHLAHCNDTVWPLFSHLESAVKEGVHQHHRAFCSKSEDLFQDSIYRSQEVRLRFMKAMHCIAQVTGKAVATAFDLSAFKSACDLGGCTGAMALELAKAHPGMSVTVFDLPTVVEMSPRFLPPCTKEKVTFVAGDFFKDALPKADLYILSRILHDWSDDKVNLLLSKIADACTPGCGLLLSEIFLDEDRTGPSRGLLQALSMSEGRQRSADEYALLLKGHAFVATAIKQTENLLDAMLCIKV; the protein is encoded by the exons ATGGTGCTGAACCCCGTCATCTCCAAACTAGCTGGTAAACTGGTTGTGTTGGCGAGCTCGTCTCCGCGGCGACTGGACATCCTTCGCAATGCT GGCCTGCGCTTTGAGGTGGTCCCATCCTGGTTCAAAGAAACTCTCGACAAGCAACTGTTCAAAGCACCTCAGCAGTACGCTGTGGAGACGGCCAAGCAGAAGGCACTGGAGGTGGCGAGGAGAATGCCCTGT AACCACCTTAAAACTCCAGACATAGTGATCGGTGCAGACACTATtgtg ACAGTTGATGGCATGATTCTTGAGAAGCCACGCGACAAGCAAGATGCATACAGGATGCTCTCGAG TCTGAGTGGCAAAGAGCACAGTGTCTTCACAGGCGTCGCCATCGTGCTCTGTTGTCAGAAATCAA ATGAAGAGGATTATCAGATAGTTGAGTTTTATGAAGAAACCAAGGTGAAGTTCGCCGACCTCTCGGAGGACATGCTGTGGGAGTACATTGACAGCGGTGAACCCAT GGACAAGGCGGGCGGCTATGGCATCCAGGCTCTGGGTGGGATGCTGGTGGAGTACGTGCATGGAGACTTTCTCAACGTTGTGGGTTTCCCCCTCAACCACTTCTGTAAAAAGCTGGACCACATTTACAACCAAAGAGGCAGTTGCCACGGCGACACTGTTCCAGTTCTGCCAAATCATTCGCTACCTACCGCTTCATCTACACACGTGGTAGTTCCTGAACATCAG GTGGTCAACAGCTCATCTGGGCATTCTGAGAAAATACCACCAGCTACTGCCACTAGGGGGCAAttcaatgaatgtgaggacagTGAAGAAGCCAAAGAGGACCTCCAGAAAATCATTCAACTGATGGATGGATTCAAAGCCTCCAAG GCACTCTTTACCGCTTCCAAGTTGGGCGTATTTGACTTGCTCCAGCGCAGACCAGCGATGGATGCGGTCCAGGTGGCCCAGGAGCTGCAAACATCCGTCAAGGGAACAGAGCATCTGCTTGAGGCATGCCTCTCGCTAAAACTCTTAAAGAGCACAA ACTGTAAGACACCGTCATACGAGAACACAGAGCTGTCCAAACGCTTCCTGCTGTCCGACGCGCCATCGTCCCTGCTGGGCCACTTGGCGCACTGCAACGACACCGTGTGGCCACTCTTCAGCCACCTGGAGAGCGCCGTAAAGGAAGGCGTCCACCAGCACCACAGGGCCTTCTGCAGCAAGTCTGAGGACTTATTCCAA GACTCAATCTACAGGAGCCAGGAGGTGAGGCTGAGGTTCATGAAGGCCATGCACTGTATCGCTCAAGTGACCGGCAAAGCGGTGGCAACAGCTTTTGACCTGTCTGCCTTTAAGAGTGCCTGTGACCTCGGAG GCTGTACAGGTGCAATGGCATTGGAACTCGCAAAAGCTCACCCGGGGATGTCCGTGACAGTGTTCGACTTACCGACTGTAGTTGAAATGAGTCCTCGTTTCCTTCCACCGTGTACTAAAGAAAAGGTCACATTTGTTGCag GAGACTTCTTCAAAGATGCCTTACCCAAAGCGGACTTGTACATCCTTTCGAGAATCCTTCATGACTGGTCAGATgacaaagtgaacctcttgctCAGCAAAATTGCAGACGCATGCACGCCAG GTTGTGGCCTGCTGCTGAGTGAGATTTTCCTGGACGAGGATAGAACAGGGCCAAGTCGCGGGCTGCTCCAGGCCCTCAGCATGAGCGAAGGCAGACAGAGGAGCGCCGACGAATACGCTCTGCTTTTGAAGGGCCACGCCTTTGTTGCCACCGCTATCAAACAGACGGAAAACCTGCTGGATGCAATGCTCTGCATCAAAGTCTGA
- the asmtl gene encoding probable bifunctional dTTP/UTP pyrophosphatase/methyltransferase protein isoform X1, whose protein sequence is MVLNPVISKLAGKLVVLASSSPRRLDILRNAGLRFEVVPSWFKETLDKQLFKAPQQYAVETAKQKALEVARRMPCNHLKTPDIVIGADTIVTVDGMILEKPRDKQDAYRMLSSLSGKEHSVFTGVAIVLCCQKSNEEDYQIVEFYEETKVKFADLSEDMLWEYIDSGEPMDKAGGYGIQALGGMLVEYVHGDFLNVVGFPLNHFCKKLDHIYNQRGSCHGDTVPVLPNHSLPTASSTHVVVPEHQVSIYNANIFFKNCKSFIRGVLLKVVNSSSGHSEKIPPATATRGQFNECEDSEEAKEDLQKIIQLMDGFKASKALFTASKLGVFDLLQRRPAMDAVQVAQELQTSVKGTEHLLEACLSLKLLKSTNCKTPSYENTELSKRFLLSDAPSSLLGHLAHCNDTVWPLFSHLESAVKEGVHQHHRAFCSKSEDLFQDSIYRSQEVRLRFMKAMHCIAQVTGKAVATAFDLSAFKSACDLGGCTGAMALELAKAHPGMSVTVFDLPTVVEMSPRFLPPCTKEKVTFVAGDFFKDALPKADLYILSRILHDWSDDKVNLLLSKIADACTPGCGLLLSEIFLDEDRTGPSRGLLQALSMSEGRQRSADEYALLLKGHAFVATAIKQTENLLDAMLCIKV, encoded by the exons ATGGTGCTGAACCCCGTCATCTCCAAACTAGCTGGTAAACTGGTTGTGTTGGCGAGCTCGTCTCCGCGGCGACTGGACATCCTTCGCAATGCT GGCCTGCGCTTTGAGGTGGTCCCATCCTGGTTCAAAGAAACTCTCGACAAGCAACTGTTCAAAGCACCTCAGCAGTACGCTGTGGAGACGGCCAAGCAGAAGGCACTGGAGGTGGCGAGGAGAATGCCCTGT AACCACCTTAAAACTCCAGACATAGTGATCGGTGCAGACACTATtgtg ACAGTTGATGGCATGATTCTTGAGAAGCCACGCGACAAGCAAGATGCATACAGGATGCTCTCGAG TCTGAGTGGCAAAGAGCACAGTGTCTTCACAGGCGTCGCCATCGTGCTCTGTTGTCAGAAATCAA ATGAAGAGGATTATCAGATAGTTGAGTTTTATGAAGAAACCAAGGTGAAGTTCGCCGACCTCTCGGAGGACATGCTGTGGGAGTACATTGACAGCGGTGAACCCAT GGACAAGGCGGGCGGCTATGGCATCCAGGCTCTGGGTGGGATGCTGGTGGAGTACGTGCATGGAGACTTTCTCAACGTTGTGGGTTTCCCCCTCAACCACTTCTGTAAAAAGCTGGACCACATTTACAACCAAAGAGGCAGTTGCCACGGCGACACTGTTCCAGTTCTGCCAAATCATTCGCTACCTACCGCTTCATCTACACACGTGGTAGTTCCTGAACATCAGGTAAGCATTTAcaatgcaaacattttttttaaaaattgtaaatCATTTATAAGAGGTGTCCTCTTGAAGGTGGTCAACAGCTCATCTGGGCATTCTGAGAAAATACCACCAGCTACTGCCACTAGGGGGCAAttcaatgaatgtgaggacagTGAAGAAGCCAAAGAGGACCTCCAGAAAATCATTCAACTGATGGATGGATTCAAAGCCTCCAAG GCACTCTTTACCGCTTCCAAGTTGGGCGTATTTGACTTGCTCCAGCGCAGACCAGCGATGGATGCGGTCCAGGTGGCCCAGGAGCTGCAAACATCCGTCAAGGGAACAGAGCATCTGCTTGAGGCATGCCTCTCGCTAAAACTCTTAAAGAGCACAA ACTGTAAGACACCGTCATACGAGAACACAGAGCTGTCCAAACGCTTCCTGCTGTCCGACGCGCCATCGTCCCTGCTGGGCCACTTGGCGCACTGCAACGACACCGTGTGGCCACTCTTCAGCCACCTGGAGAGCGCCGTAAAGGAAGGCGTCCACCAGCACCACAGGGCCTTCTGCAGCAAGTCTGAGGACTTATTCCAA GACTCAATCTACAGGAGCCAGGAGGTGAGGCTGAGGTTCATGAAGGCCATGCACTGTATCGCTCAAGTGACCGGCAAAGCGGTGGCAACAGCTTTTGACCTGTCTGCCTTTAAGAGTGCCTGTGACCTCGGAG GCTGTACAGGTGCAATGGCATTGGAACTCGCAAAAGCTCACCCGGGGATGTCCGTGACAGTGTTCGACTTACCGACTGTAGTTGAAATGAGTCCTCGTTTCCTTCCACCGTGTACTAAAGAAAAGGTCACATTTGTTGCag GAGACTTCTTCAAAGATGCCTTACCCAAAGCGGACTTGTACATCCTTTCGAGAATCCTTCATGACTGGTCAGATgacaaagtgaacctcttgctCAGCAAAATTGCAGACGCATGCACGCCAG GTTGTGGCCTGCTGCTGAGTGAGATTTTCCTGGACGAGGATAGAACAGGGCCAAGTCGCGGGCTGCTCCAGGCCCTCAGCATGAGCGAAGGCAGACAGAGGAGCGCCGACGAATACGCTCTGCTTTTGAAGGGCCACGCCTTTGTTGCCACCGCTATCAAACAGACGGAAAACCTGCTGGATGCAATGCTCTGCATCAAAGTCTGA
- the asmtl gene encoding probable bifunctional dTTP/UTP pyrophosphatase/methyltransferase protein isoform X2 yields MVLNPVISKLAGKLVVLASSSPRRLDILRNAGLRFEVVPSWFKETLDKQLFKAPQQYAVETAKQKALEVARRMPCNHLKTPDIVIGADTIVTVDGMILEKPRDKQDAYRMLSSLSGKEHSVFTGVAIVLCCQKSNEEDYQIVEFYEETKVKFADLSEDMLWEYIDSGEPMDKAGGYGIQALGGMLVEYVHGDFLNVVGFPLNHFCKKLDHIYNQRGSCHGDTVPVLPNHSLPTASSTHVVVPEHQVVNSSSGHSEKIPPATATRGQFNECEDSEEAKEDLQKIIQLMDGFKASKALFTASKLGVFDLLQRRPAMDAVQVAQELQTSVKGTEHLLEACLSLKLLKSTNCKTPSYENTELSKRFLLSDAPSSLLGHLAHCNDTVWPLFSHLESAVKEGVHQHHRAFCSKSEDLFQDSIYRSQEVRLRFMKAMHCIAQVTGKAVATAFDLSAFKSACDLGGCTGAMALELAKAHPGMSVTVFDLPTVVEMSPRFLPPCTKEKVTFVAGDFFKDALPKADLYILSRILHDWSDDKVNLLLSKIADACTPGCAVVIAETMLDEWSTYSTLQSLNMLVQTEGRERTQRDYAALLNKHGFGNTRVVRTRNFLDALLAIKM; encoded by the exons ATGGTGCTGAACCCCGTCATCTCCAAACTAGCTGGTAAACTGGTTGTGTTGGCGAGCTCGTCTCCGCGGCGACTGGACATCCTTCGCAATGCT GGCCTGCGCTTTGAGGTGGTCCCATCCTGGTTCAAAGAAACTCTCGACAAGCAACTGTTCAAAGCACCTCAGCAGTACGCTGTGGAGACGGCCAAGCAGAAGGCACTGGAGGTGGCGAGGAGAATGCCCTGT AACCACCTTAAAACTCCAGACATAGTGATCGGTGCAGACACTATtgtg ACAGTTGATGGCATGATTCTTGAGAAGCCACGCGACAAGCAAGATGCATACAGGATGCTCTCGAG TCTGAGTGGCAAAGAGCACAGTGTCTTCACAGGCGTCGCCATCGTGCTCTGTTGTCAGAAATCAA ATGAAGAGGATTATCAGATAGTTGAGTTTTATGAAGAAACCAAGGTGAAGTTCGCCGACCTCTCGGAGGACATGCTGTGGGAGTACATTGACAGCGGTGAACCCAT GGACAAGGCGGGCGGCTATGGCATCCAGGCTCTGGGTGGGATGCTGGTGGAGTACGTGCATGGAGACTTTCTCAACGTTGTGGGTTTCCCCCTCAACCACTTCTGTAAAAAGCTGGACCACATTTACAACCAAAGAGGCAGTTGCCACGGCGACACTGTTCCAGTTCTGCCAAATCATTCGCTACCTACCGCTTCATCTACACACGTGGTAGTTCCTGAACATCAG GTGGTCAACAGCTCATCTGGGCATTCTGAGAAAATACCACCAGCTACTGCCACTAGGGGGCAAttcaatgaatgtgaggacagTGAAGAAGCCAAAGAGGACCTCCAGAAAATCATTCAACTGATGGATGGATTCAAAGCCTCCAAG GCACTCTTTACCGCTTCCAAGTTGGGCGTATTTGACTTGCTCCAGCGCAGACCAGCGATGGATGCGGTCCAGGTGGCCCAGGAGCTGCAAACATCCGTCAAGGGAACAGAGCATCTGCTTGAGGCATGCCTCTCGCTAAAACTCTTAAAGAGCACAA ACTGTAAGACACCGTCATACGAGAACACAGAGCTGTCCAAACGCTTCCTGCTGTCCGACGCGCCATCGTCCCTGCTGGGCCACTTGGCGCACTGCAACGACACCGTGTGGCCACTCTTCAGCCACCTGGAGAGCGCCGTAAAGGAAGGCGTCCACCAGCACCACAGGGCCTTCTGCAGCAAGTCTGAGGACTTATTCCAA GACTCAATCTACAGGAGCCAGGAGGTGAGGCTGAGGTTCATGAAGGCCATGCACTGTATCGCTCAAGTGACCGGCAAAGCGGTGGCAACAGCTTTTGACCTGTCTGCCTTTAAGAGTGCCTGTGACCTCGGAG GCTGTACAGGTGCAATGGCATTGGAACTCGCAAAAGCTCACCCGGGGATGTCCGTGACAGTGTTCGACTTACCGACTGTAGTTGAAATGAGTCCTCGTTTCCTTCCACCGTGTACTAAAGAAAAGGTCACATTTGTTGCag GAGACTTCTTCAAAGATGCCTTACCCAAAGCGGACTTGTACATCCTTTCGAGAATCCTTCATGACTGGTCAGATgacaaagtgaacctcttgctCAGCAAAATTGCAGACGCATGCACGCCAG GCTGTGCTGTTGTCATTGCTGAGACCATGTTGGATGAGTGGTCCACCTACTCAACCCTGCAGTCTTTGAACATGCTGGTCCAAACTGAGGGCCGAGAGAGGACGCAGCGGGACTACGCTGCCTTGCTAAATAAACACGGCTTCGGAAACACACGTGTGGTTCGCACGAGGAACTTCCTCGATGCTTTGCTTGCCATTAAAATGTAA